One Takifugu rubripes chromosome 2, fTakRub1.2, whole genome shotgun sequence genomic region harbors:
- the ddhd1a gene encoding phospholipase DDHD1 isoform X1 produces MSIFNGTKTTLSSSASDGKGSATCVDSANNNTEWEVGSDVFCPEMSPMDDMQAGMSSIQSGLDGHLPLLHAAHHSAQDGLMLDLSSEASFLDGGSLEYSDNDGHNSGPLFERRKRTRSNSSRHHFSDVVTELGPEEVRWFYKEDKKNWKPFVGHDSLTIEIMFRKYCELNCVEAASQGGRGVEESGDNGVESGGLNGAAPPDTGAGGVDGGPGGVDTSAVSLDEGNHDGAGINVDPVCVRGGLYEVDIKERECKPVYWMQQDHIPVMRGQWFIDGSWLPLEEEESDLIEQEHLNHFRGQQIQDTFETDLIVKTVDSKDVFSHLPPFYLRFLFKWSGYQTSAKTTRHKRKRCQAIHSLKLSRTHVDWHSVDEVYLYSDATTSKIARTVTQKLGFSKASSSGTRLHRGFVEEASPEDRPPQTTHVVFVVHGIGQKMDQGRIIKNTGMLRECGRKMEEKHFLDHNDEHVEFLPVEWRSKLQLDGDTVDSITPDKVRGLRDLLNSSAMDIMYYNSPLYRDEITKGLTQELNRLYTLFCSRNPEFEERGGKVSIVSHSLGCVITYDIMTGWDPVRFCLQEHQAVEEQLELHWMSYEEQHLIEQLRQTRTRLRELENQLLTLEASKPSAPPALKFKVENFFCMGSPLAVFLALRGIRPGSSCHQDHILPTTICSRLFNVFHPTDPVAYRLEPLILKHYSNIAPIQIHWCSASNPTPYDEIRPTYLNPVKDPTSDTESIPSPSTSPVLTRRYYGESITSLGKASILGAASIGKGIGGILFSRFSRSNSQPSVSSGLEGGANVEEEEPKQAESQSAYGLSTITRPTSPTADTTLELERRIDFELREGLVESRYWSAVTSHTGYWCSHDIALFLLTFIYKQKTPSCDGAAAAADASEPD; encoded by the exons ATGAGCATCTTCAACGGCACCAAGACCACATTAAGTTCTTCAGCCAGCGACGGTAAAGGTTCGGCGACCTGCGTTGATTCTGCGAACAACAACACGGAGTGGGAAGTCGGGAGCGATGTGTTCTGTCCAGAGATGAGTCCCATGGACGACATGCAGGCGGGGATGTCCTCGATCCAGTCGGGACTGGACGGACACCTGCCGCTCCTCCACGCCGCGCACCACAGCGCCCAGGACGGTCTGATGCTGGACCTCAGCTCGGAGGCATCCTTCCTGGACGGCGGCTCCCTGGAGTACAGCGACAACGACGGGCACAACAGTGGACCGTTGTtcgagaggagaaagaggacgaGGTCCAACAGCTCCAGACACCACTTCAGCGATGTGGTCACGGAGCTCGGTCCGGAGGAGGTGCGCTGGTTTTACAAAGAGGACAAGAAAAACTGGAAGCCGTTCGTCGGACATGACTCGCTTACAATCGAGATAATGTTCCGGAAATACTGTGAGCTGAACTGCGTGGAAGCGGCCTCGCAGGGCGGCCGCGGCGTGGAGGAGAGCGGCGATAACGGCGTGGAGAGCGGGGGGCTGAACGGCGCGGCGCCGCCGGACACGGGGGCCGGCGGCGTGGACGGAGGCCCGGGCGGCGTGGACACGTCCGCCGTGTCCCTGGATGAGGGCAACCATGACGGCGCTGGAATCAACGTCGATCCGGTTTGCGTCCGAGGAGGGCTTTATGAGGTGGACATCAAGGAGAGGGAATGCAAGCCTGTCTACTGGATGC AACAAGACCATATTCCAGTGATGAGAGGCCAATGGTTTATCGATGGTTCGTGGCTTCCattagaagaggaggagagcgatcTGATCGAGCAGGAGCACCTCAATCACTTCCGTGGCCAACAAATTCAGGACACCTTTGAGACGGATCTGATCGTCAAGACCGTCGACAGCAAAGACG TCTTCTCCCACCTCCCCCCTTTCTATCTCCGTTTTCTGTTCAAATGGAGTGGATATCAGACGAGTGCTAAAACCACACGTCACAAGCGCAAACGCTGCCAAG CCATCCATAGCCTGAAGCTGAGCCGCACCCACGTGGACTGGCATAGTGTGGACGAGGTGTACCTCTACAGCGATGCCACGACTTCCAAAATCGCTCGCACCGTCACGCAGAAACTGGGTTTCTCCAAAG CCTCCAGCAGTGGAACACGGCTCCACCGAGGTTTTGTCGAGGAGGCGTCACCTGAGGACAGACCCCCTCAGACAACACACGTGGTCTTTGTGGTCCACGGGATCGGGCAGAAGATGGATCAGGGACGCATCATTAAAAACACTGGAAT GCTCAGGGAGTGTGgcaggaagatggaggagaagcactTTTTGGACCACAATGACGAACACGTGGAGTTCCTGCCTGTCGAATGGCGATCAAAACTCCAACTGGATGGAG ATACTGTGGACTCAATAACCCCAGACAAAGTGAGAGGTCTCAGAGATCTTCTCAACAGCAGCGCAATGGACATCATGTATTACAACAGCCCCCTCTATCGGGATGAA ATCACCAAGGGCCTGACACAGGAGCTAAATAGACTGTACACTCTTTTCTGCTCTCGGAACCCGGAGTTTGAGGAGAGGGGAGGCAAAGTGTCCATCGTGTCCCACTCGCTGGGCTGCGTCATCACTTACGACATCATGACGGGCTGGGACCCCGTCcgtttctgtctgcaggaacaTCAGGCCGTAGAAGAGCAGCTGGAACTGCACTGGATGTCCTACGAGGAGCAGCACCTTATAGAACAGCTGCGGCAGACGAGGACGAG GTTACGAGAGCTTGAAAACCAGTTGCTCACCCTGGAGGCCTCCAAACCCTCAGCTCCCCCAGCCCTCAAATTTAAG GTGGAGAACTTCTTCTGCATGGGTTCTCCTCTGGCAGTGTTTCTGGCTCTAAGAGGGATCCGCccaggcagcagctgccacCAGGACCACATCCTGCCCACCACCATCTGCAGCAGGCTCTTCAATGTCTTCCACCCCACAGACCCTGTG GCCTACAGACTGGAGCCGCTCATCCTGAAACATTACAGCAACATTGCACCCATTCAGATACACTG GTGTAGTGCTAGTAACCCCACGCCCTACGATGAGATCAGGCCTACCTACCTGAACCCGGTCAAAGATCCCACGTCTGACACAGAGAGCATCCCCAGCCCGAGCACATCTCCCGTCCTCACCCGCAGGTACTACGGAGAGTCCATCACCAGCCTGGGCAAGGCCAGCATACTGG GAGCGGCCAGCATCGGCAAAGGCATCGGAGGTATCCTCTTCTCCCGTTTCTCCCGCTCCAACAGTCAGCCCTCAGTCTCTTCAGGTCTGGAGGGGGGTGCAAacgttgaggaagaggagccgaaGCAGGCAGAAAGCCAGTCGGCATATGGGCTCTCAACCATAACTCGGCCCACCTCCCCCACCGCTGACACAACAC TGGAGCTGGAGCGGCGCATCGACTTTGAGCTCCGAGAGGGTCTGGTGGAGAGCCGCTATTGGTCGGCAGTCACCTCGCACACAGGCTACTGGTGCTCACACGACATCGCACTTTTCCTGCTGACTTTCATATACAAGCAGAAGACGCCGAGCTGcgacggagcagcagcagcagcagacgcgTCAGAGCCAGACTGA
- the ddhd1a gene encoding phospholipase DDHD1 isoform X2: MSIFNGTKTTLSSSASDGKGSATCVDSANNNTEWEVGSDVFCPEMSPMDDMQAGMSSIQSGLDGHLPLLHAAHHSAQDGLMLDLSSEASFLDGGSLEYSDNDGHNSGPLFERRKRTRSNSSRHHFSDVVTELGPEEVRWFYKEDKKNWKPFVGHDSLTIEIMFRKYCELNCVEAASQGGRGVEESGDNGVESGGLNGAAPPDTGAGGVDGGPGGVDTSAVSLDEGNHDGAGINVDPVCVRGGLYEVDIKERECKPVYWMQQDHIPVMRGQWFIDGSWLPLEEEESDLIEQEHLNHFRGQQIQDTFETDLIVKTVDSKDAIHSLKLSRTHVDWHSVDEVYLYSDATTSKIARTVTQKLGFSKASSSGTRLHRGFVEEASPEDRPPQTTHVVFVVHGIGQKMDQGRIIKNTGMLRECGRKMEEKHFLDHNDEHVEFLPVEWRSKLQLDGDTVDSITPDKVRGLRDLLNSSAMDIMYYNSPLYRDEITKGLTQELNRLYTLFCSRNPEFEERGGKVSIVSHSLGCVITYDIMTGWDPVRFCLQEHQAVEEQLELHWMSYEEQHLIEQLRQTRTRLRELENQLLTLEASKPSAPPALKFKVENFFCMGSPLAVFLALRGIRPGSSCHQDHILPTTICSRLFNVFHPTDPVAYRLEPLILKHYSNIAPIQIHWCSASNPTPYDEIRPTYLNPVKDPTSDTESIPSPSTSPVLTRRYYGESITSLGKASILGAASIGKGIGGILFSRFSRSNSQPSVSSGLEGGANVEEEEPKQAESQSAYGLSTITRPTSPTADTTLELERRIDFELREGLVESRYWSAVTSHTGYWCSHDIALFLLTFIYKQKTPSCDGAAAAADASEPD; the protein is encoded by the exons ATGAGCATCTTCAACGGCACCAAGACCACATTAAGTTCTTCAGCCAGCGACGGTAAAGGTTCGGCGACCTGCGTTGATTCTGCGAACAACAACACGGAGTGGGAAGTCGGGAGCGATGTGTTCTGTCCAGAGATGAGTCCCATGGACGACATGCAGGCGGGGATGTCCTCGATCCAGTCGGGACTGGACGGACACCTGCCGCTCCTCCACGCCGCGCACCACAGCGCCCAGGACGGTCTGATGCTGGACCTCAGCTCGGAGGCATCCTTCCTGGACGGCGGCTCCCTGGAGTACAGCGACAACGACGGGCACAACAGTGGACCGTTGTtcgagaggagaaagaggacgaGGTCCAACAGCTCCAGACACCACTTCAGCGATGTGGTCACGGAGCTCGGTCCGGAGGAGGTGCGCTGGTTTTACAAAGAGGACAAGAAAAACTGGAAGCCGTTCGTCGGACATGACTCGCTTACAATCGAGATAATGTTCCGGAAATACTGTGAGCTGAACTGCGTGGAAGCGGCCTCGCAGGGCGGCCGCGGCGTGGAGGAGAGCGGCGATAACGGCGTGGAGAGCGGGGGGCTGAACGGCGCGGCGCCGCCGGACACGGGGGCCGGCGGCGTGGACGGAGGCCCGGGCGGCGTGGACACGTCCGCCGTGTCCCTGGATGAGGGCAACCATGACGGCGCTGGAATCAACGTCGATCCGGTTTGCGTCCGAGGAGGGCTTTATGAGGTGGACATCAAGGAGAGGGAATGCAAGCCTGTCTACTGGATGC AACAAGACCATATTCCAGTGATGAGAGGCCAATGGTTTATCGATGGTTCGTGGCTTCCattagaagaggaggagagcgatcTGATCGAGCAGGAGCACCTCAATCACTTCCGTGGCCAACAAATTCAGGACACCTTTGAGACGGATCTGATCGTCAAGACCGTCGACAGCAAAGACG CCATCCATAGCCTGAAGCTGAGCCGCACCCACGTGGACTGGCATAGTGTGGACGAGGTGTACCTCTACAGCGATGCCACGACTTCCAAAATCGCTCGCACCGTCACGCAGAAACTGGGTTTCTCCAAAG CCTCCAGCAGTGGAACACGGCTCCACCGAGGTTTTGTCGAGGAGGCGTCACCTGAGGACAGACCCCCTCAGACAACACACGTGGTCTTTGTGGTCCACGGGATCGGGCAGAAGATGGATCAGGGACGCATCATTAAAAACACTGGAAT GCTCAGGGAGTGTGgcaggaagatggaggagaagcactTTTTGGACCACAATGACGAACACGTGGAGTTCCTGCCTGTCGAATGGCGATCAAAACTCCAACTGGATGGAG ATACTGTGGACTCAATAACCCCAGACAAAGTGAGAGGTCTCAGAGATCTTCTCAACAGCAGCGCAATGGACATCATGTATTACAACAGCCCCCTCTATCGGGATGAA ATCACCAAGGGCCTGACACAGGAGCTAAATAGACTGTACACTCTTTTCTGCTCTCGGAACCCGGAGTTTGAGGAGAGGGGAGGCAAAGTGTCCATCGTGTCCCACTCGCTGGGCTGCGTCATCACTTACGACATCATGACGGGCTGGGACCCCGTCcgtttctgtctgcaggaacaTCAGGCCGTAGAAGAGCAGCTGGAACTGCACTGGATGTCCTACGAGGAGCAGCACCTTATAGAACAGCTGCGGCAGACGAGGACGAG GTTACGAGAGCTTGAAAACCAGTTGCTCACCCTGGAGGCCTCCAAACCCTCAGCTCCCCCAGCCCTCAAATTTAAG GTGGAGAACTTCTTCTGCATGGGTTCTCCTCTGGCAGTGTTTCTGGCTCTAAGAGGGATCCGCccaggcagcagctgccacCAGGACCACATCCTGCCCACCACCATCTGCAGCAGGCTCTTCAATGTCTTCCACCCCACAGACCCTGTG GCCTACAGACTGGAGCCGCTCATCCTGAAACATTACAGCAACATTGCACCCATTCAGATACACTG GTGTAGTGCTAGTAACCCCACGCCCTACGATGAGATCAGGCCTACCTACCTGAACCCGGTCAAAGATCCCACGTCTGACACAGAGAGCATCCCCAGCCCGAGCACATCTCCCGTCCTCACCCGCAGGTACTACGGAGAGTCCATCACCAGCCTGGGCAAGGCCAGCATACTGG GAGCGGCCAGCATCGGCAAAGGCATCGGAGGTATCCTCTTCTCCCGTTTCTCCCGCTCCAACAGTCAGCCCTCAGTCTCTTCAGGTCTGGAGGGGGGTGCAAacgttgaggaagaggagccgaaGCAGGCAGAAAGCCAGTCGGCATATGGGCTCTCAACCATAACTCGGCCCACCTCCCCCACCGCTGACACAACAC TGGAGCTGGAGCGGCGCATCGACTTTGAGCTCCGAGAGGGTCTGGTGGAGAGCCGCTATTGGTCGGCAGTCACCTCGCACACAGGCTACTGGTGCTCACACGACATCGCACTTTTCCTGCTGACTTTCATATACAAGCAGAAGACGCCGAGCTGcgacggagcagcagcagcagcagacgcgTCAGAGCCAGACTGA